A window of Juglans regia cultivar Chandler chromosome 7, Walnut 2.0, whole genome shotgun sequence contains these coding sequences:
- the LOC108985517 gene encoding death-associated protein kinase 1-like: MAASSSFEGSGSSGNTNQPRERESITCMDPEFYEAAAKGNIEFFKVHGTHLNVQLTPNKNTVLHIYITALVAGAESPTNFVDEVLKIHPLLLWQANANDEIPLHIAARYGHTAVIKFLLERANYHILYQDLESGFRSAREMLGMTNKEKDTALHEAVRYNHLEAAKLLMVEDPEFSYFDNAAGETPLYMAAERKLQSMVSEIINTCKSPAYNGPLGRTALHAAACWEEPEVIKLIQKIGGISKEADQKGWTPLHLAAHYNKNESTKLLLEYYRDVAYMKDTEGRTALHIAAHHGHHMVMEKIISSCPDCCELVDNRGWNALHFAAEGPVLDDFKGYQHIKLIIGAILDNRSLGNLLNQKDADGNTPLHHLLRRSSYWLDTNDHRLTNGIDNLFFDPRVDQMAFNNENLHAWEIALTAADVSTRKVLPCLGVSLVEVKNHNQLALQF, encoded by the exons ATGGCTGCCTCCAGTTCGTTTGAAGGTTCGGGATCATCTGGTAATACCAATCAGCCCAGGGAAAGAGAGAGCATCACTTGCATGGATCCGGAATTCTACGAAGCTGCAGCAAAAGGAAACATTGAGTTCTTTAAAGTTCATGGGACACATCTTAATGTCCAGCTAACACCAAACAAAAACACTGTTCTTCACATTTATATTACAGCCCTTGTTGCAGGAGCAGAGTCACCAACCAACTTTGTAGACGAAGTTCTCAAAATACATCCTTTACTTTTGTGGCAAGCCAATGCTAATGATGAAATTCCTTTGCACATTGCAGCAAGATACGGACATACTGCCGTAATTAAATTCCTTCTTGAACGAGCAAATTATCATATCTTATATCAAGACCTCGAGAGCGGGTTTAGATCGGCCAGAGAGATGCTGGGGATGACGAACAAAGAAAAAGACACGGCCTTGCACGAGGCAGTGCGCTACAATCATCTAGAGGCGGCTAAACTATTGATGGTAGAAGACccagaattttcatattttgataatGCTGCTGGTGAGACTCCGCTTTACATGGCCGCCGAGAGAAAACTTCAGTCTATGGTGTCCGAAATTATAAACACCTGCAAATCTCCAGCTTATAATGGCCCCCTTGGTAGAACGGCTTTGCATGCTGCAGCATGTTGGGAGGAACCAG AAGTGATCAAACTAATTCAAAAAATCGGAGGTATAAGTAAAGAAGCAGACCAGAAAGGTTGGACTCCGCTTCACTTGGCTGCACACTACAATAAAAATGAGTCAACAAAGCTGTTGCTGGAATACTATAGAGATGTAGCATACATGAAAGACACGGAGGGTAGGACTGCTCTTCACATTGCAGCTCATCATGGCCATCATATGGtcatggaaaaaattatatcaagCTGTCCGGATTGTTGTGAATTGGTTGACAACAGAGGCTGGAATGCACTCCACTTTGCTGCGGAGGGCCCCGTTCTAGATGATTTTAAAGGTTATCAGCATATAAAACTGATCATCGGAGCCATCCTGGACAATAGGTCTCTCGGGAATCTTTTGAATCAAAAGGACGCCGACGGGAATACACCTTTACATCATCTTCTCCGACGTTCTTCCTATTGGCTCGACACCAATGATCATCGGCTTACGAATGGCATAGACAATCTCTTCTTTGACCCTAGAGTCGATCAGATGGCCTTTAACAATGAAAACCTTCATGCTTGGGAAATCGCTTTAACCGCGGCAGACGTTTCAACCCGAAAG GTATTACCATGCCTGGGGGTTTCGTTGGTGGAGGTGAAAAATCACAACCAGCTGGCTCTGCAATTTTGA